The genomic window TGTTGTATTATTATCACCAGCTTGTTCTAGTATTGATCAATTTAAAAATTTTAAACATCGTGGAAAGGAATTTATAAGATTAGTTAAAAAATTTCATAATTCGAAATAATATATTTTTATAAAAAAATATTATATAATTTCAAATATTTTAATTTATATTAATTTTTTTTTTAAAAAATGAAAAAAAATAAAAAAATTCTTATAGTAGCTGGTGGAACAGGAGGACATATTTATCCAGCCTTAAATATAGCATATAAATTTATAAAAGAGGGATGGCAAGTTCGTTGGTTAGGAACTTCATCTAGAATGGAATCTAAAATTATTCCCAAAAAAAATATATATATTTATTTAATAAAATTTTTTAGATTTAAAAATAAAAATATTTTTTCTATAATTATTACTATAATAAAATTATTAATATCAACTTATAAATCAATTACAATTTATAAAAGATATAAACCAAATTTAGTTTTAACAATGGGAAGTTATATTTCTGGACCAAGTGGTTTAGCTGCATGGTTATGTAATATACCCTTAATAATACATGAACAAAATAGTATTCCTGGTATAACAAATAAAATTTTATCTACAATAGCAACAGTAAAAATGCAAGCTTATCCTAATACATTAAATAATGCAATATTAGTAGGAAATCCTATAAGTAAAAAAATTATTAAATTATCTTTATATAAAAGATCTATTTTAAAAATTCATAAACCAATTCATGTTTTAATTACAGGAGGAAGTCAAGGAGCAAATATAATAAATAAAATAGGTATAGAATTAGCTAAAATTTTAAAAAATAAAATATCTATTTTACATCAGGTTGGCAAAGGAAATTTAAAAAAAATATTTTATGAATATAAAAAAAATATTATTGATAATTTAATTTTAAAAGAATATATAAAAAATATAGATAAAGCATATAAATGGGCTGATATTATTATATGTAGATCAGGAGCAATGACTGTAAGTGAAATTACAGCAATAGGTTTACCTGCTATTTTTATACCTTTTCAACATGAAGATAAACAACAATATTTTAATGCAATGAATTTAAAGAAAATAGGAGCTGCTAAAATTTATGAACAAAATAATTTAAATATTAATAAAATTGCTAATACTATATTATCTTTAAATACAAAAAAAATTGTATATATGGGAAGTAAATCTTATAAATTATCTATAATAAACTCTACAGAATTAATTTATCAAGAATTAAATAAAATAAAATAAAATTAATTAATTTATACATAAGATGAAATTTAAAATATGCTTAATCAAAAATTTTTTAATAAAATACCTAAAATGAAAAATATTAATTATATATATTTTATTGGTATTGGTGGTTCTGGGATGGGGGGAATTGCAACAATTTTAGCAAAACAAGGATATAAAATTAGTGGTTCAGATTTATTTTCTAATTTTATTACAAAAAAATTAAATTTATTAAATATAAAAATACATTTTAAACATGATGCTAAAAATATTACAAATAATATAGATCTTATTATAGTATCTGCTGCTATTAAGAATAATAATCCAGAATTAATTGCTGCAAAAAAATTAAATATTATTATACTTAATAGAGCACAAATATTAGCAGAATTAATGAGATTTTTTTATGGGATAACAATTACAGGAACACATGGTAAAACAACAACTACAGCTTTAATTTATAAAATATTTAAATTAGCTAAATTAAGTCCAACTTTTGTTAATGGGGGTATTTTAAAATTTTCTGAAGAATATGCTTATTTAGGTTCAGGTAAGTATTTTATTACAGAAGCAGATGAAAGCGACAAATCTTTTTTATATTTAAATCCTATTATAAATATTATTACAAATATTGAAAAAGAACATTTAAATTCTTATAATAATGATATTGAAATTTTAAAAAAAAATTTTTTACGATTTTTAAAAAAAATACCATTTTATGGATGTATAATTATTTGTATAGATAATTTTCATAATTATGATTTAATAAAAAAAAATAAAAATATTTTAAAAAAAAACATTATTACATATGGATTTAATAAAAATGCTGATATTCAATTATATAATTATCAACAAAATGGTTATAAATGTAAATTTTCTTTATTAGAAAAAACAAAAAATTTATCTGTAGAAATAAATTTAAATATTCCTGGATATCATAATGCTTTAAATGCAACAGCTGCATTTGCAATATCATCTTATATTGGTTTAGATTATACTGTAATTATAGAATCTTTAAAAAATTTTGAAGGAGTTAAAAGAAGATTTGATATTTTAGGAATTTTATTCCCTTATAAAAAAATAAAATATAAAAAAAATATAATTGTTCTTGATGATTATGGACATCATCCAACTGAAATAAATATGACTATTAAAACAGCACGACAAATATGGCCAAATAAAAAATTAGTAATGGTTTTTCAACCTCATCGTTATTCTAGAATTAAAAATTTATTAACTGAATTTGTAAAAATATTATCTAAAGTTGATAAATTATTTATTTTAGAAGTTTATTCTGCAGGAGAAATTCCAATTAAAAATGCTAATAGTAAATATTTAACTAAAAAAATAAAAAAATTAGGTATTATTACTCCTATTTTTATTAAATCAAAAAATTATTATGATATTATCAATAATATATATTTAAAATTAAAAGGTAATACAGTATTAATTTTCCAAGGAGCTGGAGATATAAATAATATCTCATCATTATTAATGAATAATAAATTCTAAAATTTACAAAAATAAATAATTATAATAACTTTAAATTAAAAAATATGTCTAAAAAAATAGCTGTTTTGTTTGGAGGTAATTCTCCAGAAAGAGAAATTTCTTTAAAATCTGGTAAAAAAATTTTAAATGCTTTATTAAAATTAGGAATTAATGCTATTGGTATAGATCCAATAAATTTTCCATTATTATATTTAAGTAAATATAAATTTAAAAAAATTTTTATAGCCTTACATGGGAAAGGAGGAGAGGATGGTACTATTCAAGGAATATTAGATTATCTTAATATTCCTTATACTGGAAGTAATTTATTATCTTCTGCAATTACTATGAATAAATTTCTTACAAAAATTATTTGGCATAAATATGGATTACCGGTCATTTATCCTCATTATCTATTAAATAAAAAAAATTTTATAAAATCAAAGTATTTAGAAATTGAAAAAAAAATTTTGAAATTAAATTTACCTGTATTTATAAAACCTAATTGTAATGGATCTAGTTTAGGTATTTCAAAAGTTAATCATTTAGATGATCTATTTAATGCAATAGAAAAATCATTTATATATAGTGACGAAATTTTAATTGAAAAATATATAAAAGGTGAAGAATACACAGTAGGAATTTTAGATACAAATATTTTACCTCCTATAAAGATAGAATGTCCTGATTCTTTTTATAATTATCAAGCTAAATATTATTTAAATACTACTAAATATTTTTGTCCAAGTGGATTAAATAAAAATAAAGAAAAAGAATTAAAAAATATAGTTTTAAAAGCATGGAATGTAGTAAAATGTAAAACATGGGGTAGAATTGATGTTATTTTAGATGAAAATCAAAGATTTCAATTATTAGAAATAAATACTATACCTGGTATGACCTCTAATAGTTTATATCCAATTGCAGCAAAAAAAATAGGATTATCTTTTTATGATTTAGTTCTAAAAATTTTAAATATAAATAAATAAAAAATTTTATTTAATAAAATTTTTTATTATATGTTTTAATTTTTTAGGGCTTTGTTCTGCAATATTTAATAATAAATCAGTACTATATTTACTTAATATTTTTTTTTTTAATTTATATTTATTAATATTATTAACAAATGTTTTTTTAAAAAAAACAGGATTAATTTTAATATCTATCTCTTTTAAAGATGGAATAATATGTTTTTTTAAATAGCATAAAAGATTTGATTTTTCAGATAAAAATCTAATCATGGAACCAGCATTATATGTTTCTATAATTAAAATATTATTTTTAAAATTTCTTACATTATACCATTTACGTAAATGTATAGGTAAATATTTTTTAAGAAAATTATTAATTTTTATTAAAATATCTGCATGTGTATATATTTTATATAATATGTCTTTAGAAGATGAATAATATTTTTTTTTAAAAATTTTATTAATTAATAGTAATTTATTATTACGCATTATTTAATCCTTTAATTTTTTATAAAAAATTATATATATTTTTTTTATTTTGTTAAGATAAATAATAATTAATATTTATAATTATACAAATATCTTTTTATTAAGAGTATTTATATGTTAAAAAAAATTTTTACTAAAATTTTTGGTAGTAATAATGACCATGTTTTACGACGTATTCAAAAAACAGTAAATATTATTAATGAGATGGAAATAGAATTTGAAAAATTAACTAATTTTGAATTACAAAATAAAACTTTTTTGCTAAAAGAAAAATTAAATAAGAATTATTCTTTAGAAAATATTTTACCGGAAGCTTTTGCAACGGTTAGAGAAGCTAGTAAAAGAATATTTGGTATGCGTCATTTTGACGTTCAATTAATGGGAGGTATTGTATTAAATAATAATTGTGTTGCCGAAATGAAAACTGGAGAAGGGAAAACTTTAACATCTACATTACCAGCTTACCTAAATGCTCTTACAGGTAAAGGAGTACATATTGTTACTGTTAATGATTATTTAGCTCAACGAGATGCTTTAAATAATAGAATATTATTTAAATTTTTAGGATTAACTGTAGGTATTAATATATCATCTATGTCATTAGAAGAAAAAAGAAATTCTTATAAAGCAGATATTACTTACGGAACTAATAATGAATATGGTTTTGATTTTTTAAAAGATAATATGGTTTTTGATTATATAAAAAAAGTACAACGTAGTTTACATTATGCTATTGTAGATGAAGTTGATTCAATATTAATTGATGAATCTCGTACTCCTTTAATTATTTCTGGACCTGCAGAAGATAGTTCAGAATTATATATAAAAATAAATAATATTATACCTAAATTAATTTATCAGTCTAAAGAAGATTCTACTTCTTATAAAGGAAAAGGACATTATTTTATAGATGAAAAATCTCGTCAAGCATATTTAACAGAAAGAGGTTTAATATATTTAGAAAAAATACTTATAGATGAAAAAATAATAAATAAAGGAGAATCTTTATATTCTAGTAAAAATATTATTATTTTACATCATATTATTTCTGCTTTAAGAGCACATAATCTTTTTAAAAGAAATGTAGATTATATTTTAAAAAATAATCAAATAATAATAGTAGATGAACATACTGGAAGATTAATGGAAGGTAGGAGATGGTCAGATGGATTACATCAAGCAATAGAAGCAAAAGAAAATGTAAAAATTAATAATGAAAATCAAACTTTAGCCTCTATTACATTTCAAAATTATTTTAGATTATATAAAAAATTATCAGGTATGACTGGAACTGCTAGTACAGAATCTTTTGAATTTAAAGAAATTTATAAATTAGACACAATAGTAATACCAACTAATAAACCTATGATTAGAAAAGATTTACCTGATTTGATTTATTTAACTAAAAAAGAAAAAATAAAAGCAATAATTAAAGATATAAAAAAAAAACACCTTAAAGGTCAACCTATTTTAGTTGGAACTGTTTCAATTAAAAAATCAGAATTAATTTCTCAAAAATTAAAAAAAATAGGCATAAAACATAATGTTTTAAATGCTAAATTTCATGCTAGAGAAGCAGAAATAATCTCAAAAGCAGGTATGAAATATGCAGTAACAATTGCGACTAATATGGCTGGTAGAGGAACTGATATTGTTTTAGGTGGTATTTTTATATTAGATAATAAATTTAGTTTAAATAAATTAAAAAATTTAAAATTACAATGGAAAATAAAACATGATGAAATTGTAAAATTAGGTGGTTTATATGTTATTGGAACCGAACGTCATGAAGCTAGAAGAATTGATAATCAATTAAGAGGACGTTCTGGAAGACAAGGAGATACAGGTATGTCAAGATTTTACTTATCAATGGAAGATTCTTTAATGCGTATTTTTGCGCCTAAGAATATGTTATTTTTAATGAAAAAATTAGGAATGAAACATAATGATTATATTGAACATCATTGGATAACAAAAGCTATATCTAAAGCACAAAAAAAAGTAGAAAATTATAATTTTGAAATACGTAAACAATTACTTGAATATGATGATGTGATAAATGATCAACGTTTATCAATATATTCACAAAGAAATAAATTATTAAAATCATTTAAAACTGATCAAATAATTAAAAGTTTTAGAATAGATGTATTTACAAAAGTAATAAATAAATATATAAAATCTGATAATTTTATTAAAGAAAAATGGAATTTAAAAGAACTAAAAATTTATTTTTTAAATATTTTAAATTTAAAATTACCAATAAAAAATTGGATAAATATATTTAAAGAAAAAAATAAAAAAACAATTAATAAAAATTATTTATTAAAAAAAATTATTAATTTTGCAGAAAAAGAATATTTAAAAAAAGTAAATAATTTAAAAATAAAAGATATAAAAATTTCTGAAAAAAATATTATTTTAAAAATTTTAGATAATTTATGGAAAGAACATCTTTCTTCAATAGAATATTTAAAACAAGGTATACATTTAAGAGGTTATGCACAGCAAGATCCTAAACAAGAATATAAAAAAGAATCTTTTTATATGTTTAATATAATGTTAAATAATTTAAAAAAAGAAGTTATTATTACTTTAAGTAAAACAGAAGATGAGATAATAAATGATTATTATAAAATTTCAAGTATTTTAGAAAATCCTGAAGTAATTAATAATAATATAAAAAATAATAATTTAACAATTGTAAAAAAAACAGCTAATGCTTATATAAATAAAGATAATAAATATTTAAATAACTTAAATAACATAAATTTTATAAAAAAAAAGATAGGTAGAAATGAAAAATGTCCTTGTTATTCAGGTAAAAAATATAAATTTTGTCATGGGTTAATAATTAGATAATTTTAATAATAGAGAGTATAAAAAATAAATTTATTTTTTATGCCCTCTATTATTATTAATTTGTGATATTATAAAAAAAATTTTTAATATTATTTAAAAATTTTCCTATTTTAGGATTATTTTTATAATTAAAACTTTTATTTAATTGATATAAAATATTTTTTTGTTCATTATTTAAATTAATTGGAGTTTCAACTATTATTTTACATAATAAATCACCAACATTATTATTTCTTCTAATAGATTTTACTCCCTTATTACGTATTCTAAGTATTTTACCAGTCTGAGTACCTTCTGGAATTTTTAATTTTACATAACCATTTAATGTAGGTATTTTTATATTTCCACCTAATATAGCTGTAATAAAATTAATAGGTAATTCACAATATAAATTATTACCATCTCTAATAAAAAGAGAATGTTTTTTAATTTTAATTTCTATATATAAATCTCCTGATTGAGCTCCATTATCTCCTAATTCTCCCTCTCCTTTTAATCTAATACGATCTCCATTATTAATTCCACTTGGAACTTTTATTGATAAAGTTTTATAAGTTTCTAATTTACCCTTACTTTTACAATAAAAACAAGGATTTTTAATGAAATTACCTTTTCCGTGACATCTTGGACATGTTTGTTGAACCGTAAAAAAACCTTGACTCATTTGTATTTGTCCATAACCATTACATGTATTACATTTTTGTAATGATCCTTTAGAACCTGTTCCATTACAGTAATTACAAATTTTTAAAATAGGAATATTTATTTTTTTATTTATCCCTTTTATTGCTTCTTCTAATGAAATTTCAATTAAATATTTTAAATCAGATCCTTTTCTAGATTGATTTTTAGTTCTTGAACTACCTCCAAATATATCTCCAAAAACATCTCCAAAAATATCACCAAAATCAGTTGTATTATTTATATTTTCTTGTTCAAAAGCAGAATGTCCATATTGATCATAAGCAGCTCTTTTTTTCGAATCACTTAAAATTTCATAAGCTTGTTTTACTTCTTTAAACTTATTTTCAGCATTTTTATTTCCAGAATTACGATCTGGATGAAATTTTATAGCTAAACGTTTATATGCTCTTTTAATTTCAAGATCTTCAGCATTTTTAGTAATACCTAAAATATCATAATAATCTTTTTTTGACATAATAAATTATTGTCCTAATCTTTATCTTTAATCCTATAATTTTATTAATATTTTTTATTTATAAAAGACAAATAATACTAATAATATAATTTAATAATTTATTTATAAGATTATTAAATAATTATTTTTTTTTATCTTTAACTTCTTCAAATTCAGCATCAACAACTTCGTTTTCTTGATTTTCTGTTTTTATATTATCTTTTTCTTTATTAGTATTGTCATTATTAGTTAAATTCATAATTTTACTAGATGCTTCAATTAATTTTTGAATTTTTGTTTGGATATCATTTTTATCTTCTTTTTTAAGTGATTTATTTAATTCATTAATTGAATTTTTTATTAATGTTTTGTCTTTTTCTTCAATTTGATTTTCTACTTCTTGTAATTTTTTTTCAGTATTATGTATAAGTTGATCACCTTCATTACGTATTTTTACTAATTCTTCAAAAAGACGATCAGATTCGGTATTAGCTTCAGCATCTCTTATCATTTTTTCTACTTCATCTTTATTTAAACCTGATGATGCTTGTATTGTAATTTTTTGTTCTTGACCACTTTTTTTATCTTTTGCTGAAACATGTAAGATACCATCTGCATCTATATCAAATGTTACTTCTATTTGAGGTATTCCTCGAGGAGCAGGACTAATACCATTTAAATTAAATTGTCCTAAAGATTTATTATCATTTGCTCTTTTACGTTCTCCTTGTAGAACATGTATTGTAACAGAAGATTGATTATTTTCAGCTGTTGAAAAAACTTGACTATGTTTGGTTGGAATAGTAGTATTTTTATTTATTAATGGAGTCATTATTCCTCCAATAGTTTCTATACCTAAAGATAAAGGAGTTACATCTAATAATAAAACATCTTTAACATCTCCTGCTAAAACACCACCTTGTACTGCGGCACCAATAGCTACTGCCTCATCAGGATTAACATCTTTTCTTGGTTCTTTACCAAAAAATGTTGCTACTTTACTTTGTACCATAGGCATACGAGTTTGTCCACCTACTAAAATAACATCATTAATATCTGAAGAGGATAAATTAGCATCTTTTAAAGCTATTTTTAAAGGTTTTATTGATTGATTGATTAAATCTTCTACTAAAGATTCTAATTTAGCTCTAGTTAATTTAATATTTAAATGTTTTGGTCCTGAAGCATTTGCAGTAATATATGGTAAATTAACATCTGTTTGTTGTGTTGAAGATAACTCTATTTTAGCTTTTTCTGCTGCTTCTTTTAATCTCTGCATAGCTAAAGGATCATTTTTTAAATCTATTCCTTGATCTTTCTTAAATTCTGTTACTAAATAATTAATAATACGACTATCAAAATCCTCTCCTCCTAAATGGGTATCACCATTAGTAGATAATACTTCAAAAGTTTTTTCACCATCTACATCATCTATTTCAATTATAGAAATATCAAAAGTTCCTCCACCTAAATCATATACAGCTATTATACGATTACCTTTACCTTTATCTAATCCATATGCTAATGCTGCTGCTGTAGGTTCATTAATAATCCTTTTTACTTCTAATCCAGCTATTTTACCAGAATCTTTAGTTGCTTGACGTTGGGC from Enterobacteriaceae endosymbiont of Donacia simplex includes these protein-coding regions:
- the dnaJ gene encoding molecular chaperone DnaJ, which produces MSKKDYYDILGITKNAEDLEIKRAYKRLAIKFHPDRNSGNKNAENKFKEVKQAYEILSDSKKRAAYDQYGHSAFEQENINNTTDFGDIFGDVFGDIFGGSSRTKNQSRKGSDLKYLIEISLEEAIKGINKKINIPILKICNYCNGTGSKGSLQKCNTCNGYGQIQMSQGFFTVQQTCPRCHGKGNFIKNPCFYCKSKGKLETYKTLSIKVPSGINNGDRIRLKGEGELGDNGAQSGDLYIEIKIKKHSLFIRDGNNLYCELPINFITAILGGNIKIPTLNGYVKLKIPEGTQTGKILRIRNKGVKSIRRNNNVGDLLCKIIVETPINLNNEQKNILYQLNKSFNYKNNPKIGKFLNNIKNFFYNITN
- the dnaK gene encoding molecular chaperone DnaK; translated protein: MSKIIGIDLGTTNSCVAIIDGNKPRVLENAEGDRTTPSVIAYTQDGEILVGQPAKRQAVTNPQNTLFAIKRLIGRKFNDKEVQRDIKIMPYKIIKSDNGDAWIDIKGKKMAPPQISAEILKKMKKTAEDFLGTKINEAVITVPAYFNDAQRQATKDSGKIAGLEVKRIINEPTAAALAYGLDKGKGNRIIAVYDLGGGTFDISIIEIDDVDGEKTFEVLSTNGDTHLGGEDFDSRIINYLVTEFKKDQGIDLKNDPLAMQRLKEAAEKAKIELSSTQQTDVNLPYITANASGPKHLNIKLTRAKLESLVEDLINQSIKPLKIALKDANLSSSDINDVILVGGQTRMPMVQSKVATFFGKEPRKDVNPDEAVAIGAAVQGGVLAGDVKDVLLLDVTPLSLGIETIGGIMTPLINKNTTIPTKHSQVFSTAENNQSSVTIHVLQGERKRANDNKSLGQFNLNGISPAPRGIPQIEVTFDIDADGILHVSAKDKKSGQEQKITIQASSGLNKDEVEKMIRDAEANTESDRLFEELVKIRNEGDQLIHNTEKKLQEVENQIEEKDKTLIKNSINELNKSLKKEDKNDIQTKIQKLIEASSKIMNLTNNDNTNKEKDNIKTENQENEVVDAEFEEVKDKKK
- the secA gene encoding preprotein translocase subunit SecA, which encodes MLKKIFTKIFGSNNDHVLRRIQKTVNIINEMEIEFEKLTNFELQNKTFLLKEKLNKNYSLENILPEAFATVREASKRIFGMRHFDVQLMGGIVLNNNCVAEMKTGEGKTLTSTLPAYLNALTGKGVHIVTVNDYLAQRDALNNRILFKFLGLTVGINISSMSLEEKRNSYKADITYGTNNEYGFDFLKDNMVFDYIKKVQRSLHYAIVDEVDSILIDESRTPLIISGPAEDSSELYIKINNIIPKLIYQSKEDSTSYKGKGHYFIDEKSRQAYLTERGLIYLEKILIDEKIINKGESLYSSKNIIILHHIISALRAHNLFKRNVDYILKNNQIIIVDEHTGRLMEGRRWSDGLHQAIEAKENVKINNENQTLASITFQNYFRLYKKLSGMTGTASTESFEFKEIYKLDTIVIPTNKPMIRKDLPDLIYLTKKEKIKAIIKDIKKKHLKGQPILVGTVSIKKSELISQKLKKIGIKHNVLNAKFHAREAEIISKAGMKYAVTIATNMAGRGTDIVLGGIFILDNKFSLNKLKNLKLQWKIKHDEIVKLGGLYVIGTERHEARRIDNQLRGRSGRQGDTGMSRFYLSMEDSLMRIFAPKNMLFLMKKLGMKHNDYIEHHWITKAISKAQKKVENYNFEIRKQLLEYDDVINDQRLSIYSQRNKLLKSFKTDQIIKSFRIDVFTKVINKYIKSDNFIKEKWNLKELKIYFLNILNLKLPIKNWINIFKEKNKKTINKNYLLKKIINFAEKEYLKKVNNLKIKDIKISEKNIILKILDNLWKEHLSSIEYLKQGIHLRGYAQQDPKQEYKKESFYMFNIMLNNLKKEVIITLSKTEDEIINDYYKISSILENPEVINNNIKNNNLTIVKKTANAYINKDNKYLNNLNNINFIKKKIGRNEKCPCYSGKKYKFCHGLIIR
- the murC gene encoding UDP-N-acetylmuramate--L-alanine ligase: MLNQKFFNKIPKMKNINYIYFIGIGGSGMGGIATILAKQGYKISGSDLFSNFITKKLNLLNIKIHFKHDAKNITNNIDLIIVSAAIKNNNPELIAAKKLNIIILNRAQILAELMRFFYGITITGTHGKTTTTALIYKIFKLAKLSPTFVNGGILKFSEEYAYLGSGKYFITEADESDKSFLYLNPIINIITNIEKEHLNSYNNDIEILKKNFLRFLKKIPFYGCIIICIDNFHNYDLIKKNKNILKKNIITYGFNKNADIQLYNYQQNGYKCKFSLLEKTKNLSVEINLNIPGYHNALNATAAFAISSYIGLDYTVIIESLKNFEGVKRRFDILGILFPYKKIKYKKNIIVLDDYGHHPTEINMTIKTARQIWPNKKLVMVFQPHRYSRIKNLLTEFVKILSKVDKLFILEVYSAGEIPIKNANSKYLTKKIKKLGIITPIFIKSKNYYDIINNIYLKLKGNTVLIFQGAGDINNISSLLMNNKF
- the murG gene encoding undecaprenyldiphospho-muramoylpentapeptide beta-N-acetylglucosaminyltransferase; this encodes MKKNKKILIVAGGTGGHIYPALNIAYKFIKEGWQVRWLGTSSRMESKIIPKKNIYIYLIKFFRFKNKNIFSIIITIIKLLISTYKSITIYKRYKPNLVLTMGSYISGPSGLAAWLCNIPLIIHEQNSIPGITNKILSTIATVKMQAYPNTLNNAILVGNPISKKIIKLSLYKRSILKIHKPIHVLITGGSQGANIINKIGIELAKILKNKISILHQVGKGNLKKIFYEYKKNIIDNLILKEYIKNIDKAYKWADIIICRSGAMTVSEITAIGLPAIFIPFQHEDKQQYFNAMNLKKIGAAKIYEQNNLNINKIANTILSLNTKKIVYMGSKSYKLSIINSTELIYQELNKIK
- a CDS encoding DUF721 domain-containing protein yields the protein MRNNKLLLINKIFKKKYYSSSKDILYKIYTHADILIKINNFLKKYLPIHLRKWYNVRNFKNNILIIETYNAGSMIRFLSEKSNLLCYLKKHIIPSLKEIDIKINPVFFKKTFVNNINKYKLKKKILSKYSTDLLLNIAEQSPKKLKHIIKNFIK
- a CDS encoding D-alanine--D-alanine ligase, with product MSKKIAVLFGGNSPEREISLKSGKKILNALLKLGINAIGIDPINFPLLYLSKYKFKKIFIALHGKGGEDGTIQGILDYLNIPYTGSNLLSSAITMNKFLTKIIWHKYGLPVIYPHYLLNKKNFIKSKYLEIEKKILKLNLPVFIKPNCNGSSLGISKVNHLDDLFNAIEKSFIYSDEILIEKYIKGEEYTVGILDTNILPPIKIECPDSFYNYQAKYYLNTTKYFCPSGLNKNKEKELKNIVLKAWNVVKCKTWGRIDVILDENQRFQLLEINTIPGMTSNSLYPIAAKKIGLSFYDLVLKILNINK